From the Vulpes vulpes isolate BD-2025 chromosome 15, VulVul3, whole genome shotgun sequence genome, the window TCACATTATAAATAACTAGTGCCAGAACAATGTCTGATATATAGCAAGTGCTTGataatatttgttggataaatgtaAACATCCATTTTAATCCTGTGGTTTCCAACCCAATTCTAATGCATATTCAAGGTGCCATCCCAACAGACTAGCAAAGTGGCAGACAAGTGTTTTCTTTGTTCCTAAGGTGACACTGAACTTGAGGGAGGACACTTGGGACCTGTTGTGACCTGCTTAAAGAGGCCACCGTCAGGTTAGCCTCAACCTACAAAAATAGCAGGTAGTATTACTCAACCTCTAATGTAATCTCCAGCCTGAAGAAAGTTTAAGGCTGCCAATTCAGCCAAGATTCTCAGGGGGCCTCTAGACACTTGAGGCAACATCAATTACCTACGGACTCGCTGCATATCATATTATATAGTCACCATTGCCACCTGCTGGTCAAAGCTATTTTCACGTTTCTGGGGAAAGCCCTTAAAAAAGTAGGGCTGCGTTTTGCACTGCTCATTTAACGTGCAAATCTCATTTCTCACAATGGTTCTATGCGGCAAgtcctattattatccccattttacgaGGAAGAAAACAGGCTGGGCCGAGATGTGAACCCCAATCAGCCCCCATGGCCCAGTGTGTTTAACCATTATATTAGTTCAAACCAAGTTCAAACACTTGAGGTGTTAAATCCCCGACGGTCTAGAAACCGGGAAGATGGGCTTTTAATCCACATTCAACGGAGAGCCGAACAGACTCCTGCAGTGATGGTGCCCGGCAGCGACCCTCCGGGGCCCTGGCCCTTTGCGGGGCACTGTCTGTCCTGCCCACGCTGTGCTCCAGGCCGGGGCCGGGAGCGCGAAGGCAGGCTCGAGGGCAGCGCTGAAGGGAGACGCTCGTCCGGCCGCAGCACCCCCGcgcggcggggagcgcggagcTGGCTGCGACCCGAGGGCGGCCGCGGTGCGGCCCCGCGCTGGCGTGTCCGCGGGGGGTGAGCTCCCCCGAGGCGCTCTACCCACGGAGGAGCCGCAGTCCCCGACTCCAGACAGGCGGGGGAAGACCCACCTGCACGGAAAGCCCAGTCAGGGTGGCGCGGCGCGGCCGGAGCCCATCTCCTTACAGGGCCTTTGGGCTCAACAGGGTGCTGCGGACGGCAGCCGCCGAGGGCCAAAAGTAGTCCTGGCAGGGCACCGCCCGCGCAAAGCGCAGGGCCGAGGAGCCGCGGACCCGCCAAGGATGTAATAGGAGTCTCGCTTTCACTTCGGGATGCGTCGCCTGTCCTGTGATCGCGCAGTTCTGCCGCAGTGGGTCGGATCCTGCGACCGCTAAGTTCTAGCCTATTCAATTTGAGCCAGGCTCCCGGACAGTCcccagaaaagggaaaatactAATTCATTGTTTGTTAAAGTGGAGAAGACCTGGTACTAGTTCCAGAAGCTGTTATCCTAATTGACAAGGTAAATAGGAATCCCGGCCGTAAATAACGGCAACGCACTACAGCCCGGCAACAACTGGTGCCCAAAAGCTGTTGGCTGAGCTAattaaaggggaaggaagggcccAACTGAATATAGGCCCCCTGGCATCTCCCGTACAACGAATCAAAGAGGTCAGGTACAGATTGGGAATACCAGTTCAACAATGCAGGTAATTGGGAGTTAGTGAGAATTATGAGTTGGGGTGCAATAAGATGAAGATTATATTCTGAGACAAATAATATGGACTCCCTTCAAGAGAAAACAGACCTGGAGGCAGGGACTCAAATTAGGAGACTAACAGAATAGTCCAGGTACCGGGTGATGAATGTCTGGATTAACATAGTGGTGATGATTGTAAAGGAAAACTGGACAGGCTCTTGTGACTGATGAGGTAAAGGGTTGAAGGAGGAAGTGAAAAAATCAGATGGATTTTTTTATGTTGACTGAGGAACATTTCCAAGCAAAAATGTCAGCACCTGAAGACCTGAGACCTGTTGATTCAAAACTTTGGTTTAATGCATAAGTTCCACTGTGTTTTTCCAGTTACGTCTCCAAAGATGGTGAACTGGTTCAGTTATTTTACAATGGAGCCCCTAATCACTGTGACACCAGTCTAAGTCCCTCTTCATGTGGACTAGAGGGTTTTGAAGTCAGGACAACACAATTTAGGGCATTGTCTGTCCTGCCCACTTTGTGTACTAATTACCTACTGAACATTTCTTGAACATCTTAGCACCACAACAGGGGATGAGACCTGACAGCAAGTAAAACAGGGCGGAAACCTGAACTTTATACCTCGAATTAGGGAATGAGGCAGAAATGTCACTGGTGGGAGTGCTCTGAAGGAAATCtgaaccaggggatccctgggtggctcagtggtttagcgcctgcctttggcccagggcgcgatcctggagtcccgggatcgagtcccgtgtcgggctcctggcatggagcctgcttctccctcctcctgggtctctgcctctctctatcataaatcacaaataaataaatatttttaaaaaaagaaatccgaACCAAATGTTTAAGGTCagtttcaaaaatagaattaaaaaaaaaaaaaaagtacaggggTGGctacatggctcagtcagttaagcatccgactcttgattttagctcaggtcctgatctcagggctgtgaaattgagccccatctctggctccacgctgggcatggaacctgcttaagattctctccctttccctcccctcccccttccaaaaaataaattaaaattaaaaaaattagaagtacaCTCTTCTCTTTCAGCTCACACATCTCATAATTCTTTTCACTGTTTGGTAACTGCCAGTCTTACCTTCTAGGTAAATACTTGAAGGCAATTATTTTGTCTTGTCCAATATTATATCTACAGGATCTATCAGTTTCTGATACATATTATACACAGAggtttgttaaatatattatcaaatgCGACAGAGGACAGAGTGTGAAGACAGATAAAAAGCCAGTGGAGACACTGAAGTAGAGGCATTTTAGTATCAGTATTCATCCCCTGATCTCATAAAAGTCCCTTTCAGTGCCTGGACAAAAACTAACTTGGATGAATTTGCTTTCATAGGTCATGttgaatgtgtgatttttttgtgGACAGGTTTTCGGGTAGCATGactgttattttaagaaaatgtccccggggtccctgggtggcgcagcggtttggcacctgcctttggcccagggcgtgatcctggagacccgggatcgaatcccacgttgggctccctgcatggagcctgcttctccctctgcctgtgtctctgcctctctctctctctgtgactatcataaaaaaaaaaaaaaaaaaagtccccaaagggacaaaaaaaaaaaaaatgaattggttCACTTAACAGATACATTGAGACAGACCCTCAAAAACAGGAGCAAAAGCCAGGCATAGGTTCAGGGTAACTCAATGAACTGTCCTCCAATTCACAAATGTAGCATTCAGAATTTGCCTTGGAACAAGGAATACACTCttacaacaaaaataacattaGAGAAGTCACAGCCCCAAGTAAGTCCAAAAACACCTATTTACCCTGGATTACCCTGGAATATACTTGGAACATGTTAAAgtgcaatttaaaaaacaaaaaactaaccactataaaaagtttttttgttttgttttgttttgttttttaatgagaaatacaTCTTGTCCCAACTTGGGAAGTCAGGAACGTATCTTCCTTCTTCAACCCTGTATATGGGAAAAGGAGCTACCCTTACCGCCTGCCACACAACTGGAACCTTCAAATACCTTCACAGTCccagcaaaataaacaaatttactGTTTTCTTGTGCTTaactcctcccaccctcccatctTTCTAATCTCAGAAGGGGTAGGGGGTAAGAACAGatagcagacaaaaaaaaaaaaaaaaatgaaaaaaggatgaGGTCCTCACGGCAGTGGCTATTCCTGGGGAAATGAGGCACAGATACCACAGCACTAAGTTTTATTAGGGATTTCATTAAGGTTAAATCTCTAGAAATGAAGGAGTCAGTTAAGGGGCACAAAGCTGATGAAGCCACTTCAGATCTCATAATGAACCACTGGCTCAGGCTCTTTGGTGGGATCGCCGCCTCGTTCCAGGTACAGATTATTATAAGGATACTGCTTTGGCCCCTAAGGAAAAAACACAGGTCAGCAAGACAGCATACATCCCAGCCAATACCTGGCTATACCCCACTCTGAGTTAACAATCACACATTGTAAATGGGTACAAGGTAGCCTCTGGTCAGACCCAGCTGGGCTAGAACAGCAGGAACAGCACTCCTCTTCCCTCATCAGCCCAAGGCAGAGAGAAAGCCTAGATTGTGAGAGAAGTGGTGCCTAcacttctgtgtgtgtgagtgagtgagagagagagaaggagggagggagtgctTTCTAAATGAGACgatgcatccatccatcccactCTCTCCTGGGGTTGAGACAGACTCAATCTCCTTTAAGTCACTCAGCCTCTAATGGTTCCACCACTAAAGTGGCCTAGCAAATGAGGCGTGCAGGAGCAGCAGTGGGGGAAAGCACAGAGGAGACACGGCTGGGACGTGCTTTAGGGGCTGCTGGCTTTACCAACAAACAGCTGTCAGAGAACACAGCTCAAGGGGAGGAGAAAAGGGTGATGTGCTTACAGAACTGAAAAATGGAAGAGCCACACTGTGTTTCTTGCTCTCCTGAAGTGAAGTTAGTGCTCACACCAGCCCTACGTGCACTCTCCAGCCTGGAGCCCCTGGGGCTTGGTAGGAAGGCTCGTGTCAGTGCACACAGACATACCAGCTACCATCAGGACATTGATTATCTCTGCAGAGGTAGCACTGAGCAGCCAACTGCAAACATGACAGTCTGCCTGCTTTTAGTTCCTTCCCGTACAATCTACCCTGTAGATTAATCATCCTAAAATCCTAGCCTTCATTATGTCACTTGGCTGTTCAAAACCTCAACATAGCTCCCTGCTGCCTAGAGGCAGACCAAGTCATCACTGGATCCCCAACTTCTAGCACAATCTGTACTTGGTACATAGAAgagttttcataaatatttgttgaattaatagcTTACTATACCACTAAGTCCCAATCCCTAGTTACATAATCAAAGCATCCCAACCTAAATTATCAACTCACCTCACAATGTTTTTTAACAGGCAATTTCCACACCTAATTTCCCAGAACAAAAAAATTACCTGTTAAATACTGATTCTAGAACCCTACCATGGAGCTACTGAACcaggaaatctgaatttttagCAGCTCTCTTTAGGTAACCAGTACGGCTGGTTATCTAGGAATATTTTATGTGCCTATTCCACTCCAGCTAACttactctccttttccttccttctattttctcttgTCCCAAATGTTATCCCCAATTTCTCCCCACCATCAGAAGTCTATACATATTTTTAGTATCTAGCatgatccttctttttttaacagcACCTCATACCCCTTAACACAAATGTTCACTACATACATATGGACATTAAAACTGCCACATTCCTACATTTCTGTTCAAATGTTGCTCATTGTGTcatttatctacattttattCTTATCCAAATCAAATTTCCTTAAAGTCAAAGAGTATACTTTCCATGTCCTTTACACTCTCCAAAATAAAACTGTCTGTGCTTATAGTAAACAATTGCTTCTGGTACCCTATAGGAAGTGCCCTTCACATCTCCAGCAAAGAATACGGTTTGAGGTCTAGATTCCTTGACTAAACCTTGAAAGATCACTTGCTAAAATATAATTGGTAAGTGTAGTCCCCAAATGGCAACTCTAGAAGATTAGTTGACTTAACACATTCTCATTTCTTACCTAGTCCTAAATTGTTTCTTCTCACTCAGAATGACCCAAGAAATAGGCATGGAGCAGTGCTCTGATACTTGTGCCAGGTCAATGGGTAAGGCTTTCCACAGGGCTGAATAGGAAGCCAAGCCTGGCATTGGCTGGATCCCTACTGCACAGAGATTTCATTCTCTCAGGAAACAGAGCTAAGTAAATGTGCCTACTGGGGCATTTCTCAGATACTCACCACAGGCTGGTAGGTGCGGTAAGTCTCCCCAACCCAAAACATGAACAGCATGAAGGCCACGAAGCCAAAGAGGTGTTTACACATGAGATTCCAGGAAACGGGCGTGGGTGATGTGTCCACACGGTTCCTGATATACATGTCAAGGTCCCAGTGCATCTATGGCAGAAAAGCAGTTACATGTCACATACTGCTCTTCCTACAAAAGGCAGGCAGTGTGCAAAAGAGCCTAACACAAGTTTCAAGAAAGGTATTTTACTGCCCTGGGGCAATATTCTGAGAGTCAAGTGGGAGCTACTCTAGCACATAGGACTAGGTGCTAGCTTAGATCTAGGTTCTGCTGACCAAAGACAGCTCTATCAAAGTACAGAGCTCTGATTATTTCCAGAAGTCCCATCCTATGTATCATACATGGACCCTCAGATCTCAGACCACTGGATCTTGTTTCCTTGGGCAGAAAACCTTAATGTTGCTTAGGCAGCAAAGTGCCATTTAAGCTAAATAAAGAATTCTCACGGGAtattagagagagggaagaaaggtcAAATGGGATATGGATCTCTCACCGGTTCACCCCAGTTCAACCTCAGGTCTGAGTGGTCCCAGTTATACCATGGATCCCTCTCCTGCTGTGAGCGGTCAGGGAGCTTCGGATAGTCGCCATACCTGAGAGACAGAAAAACTTCTGGAAGGGGCTCTGAGCAGCCTCACTCAGACAATTCAAAGTCCCCTCATGTTAGAGATGAGAAACCAAGTAATAGAGATAACTGACTCACCTAAAGTCAGAGAAACACACTTTCAAATCAATTTATAGTCACTAAGCACAGAGCTAATTACAGAAGTCCAAAGCGTAAATAAAAGACTGTGTCAAACTCTGAAGCATTATAACATACatgtttttcttaccttctttcaacaataaaaaaagtcaaaagaaaaaaaaacaataaaaaaagtcaCGCAATGTTATaatgttagagctggaagggaatTTAGCAATCAATCACTCTGATTCCCTCATTAGatagaaaatgaaactgaagttTAGTCTGAACCCAGGGTCACCCAGCTAATCGGAATACAAACAACAAGGGTCCAGATTAGAAAAGCATTCTCTTCATAGTAACTGCTTCCCAACCACCAAGTTAGCATACATCTCCATGTCTCAGACACCTCATGGGACTTCCTGCTAAGCTGGGTCTTCCCCAACAAATCCGATTTCAACTTTTACGCACTGCTCCTAAGGTTACTCTTGTCCACAACAAAAATCAGAGACATAGAAAATGATGACAACTAGTCGTGTGTCACAGAAAATGATTGGAAAACAACAAGAATAGGAGCTGCTAAAACCACTACTGGAAGAGTGatgtatgaaagaaaataaacctaaC encodes:
- the NDUFB8 gene encoding NADH dehydrogenase [ubiquinone] 1 beta subcomplex subunit 8, mitochondrial, with product MAAARAWVLGVRRLQRATRTVVPLGARTASHITKDMLPGPYPKTPEERAAAAKKYNMRVEDYEPYPDDGMGYGDYPKLPDRSQQERDPWYNWDHSDLRLNWGEPMHWDLDMYIRNRVDTSPTPVSWNLMCKHLFGFVAFMLFMFWVGETYRTYQPVGPKQYPYNNLYLERGGDPTKEPEPVVHYEI